In Cucurbita pepo subsp. pepo cultivar mu-cu-16 chromosome LG10, ASM280686v2, whole genome shotgun sequence, the DNA window TGACTCCCTAAAAGTAATAATACATATTTGAATCAGTCTTCAGAGACTCTTTATGAGCGAGAGAACTTGTTTCTATCTTTCCAAAAAAATTCAGGAACAACTCAATTGGCGTTATTTTAGAAActtaaaatagaagaaaataccTGTGGCTTCACTTCTACAATAAACTGACCACTTTTTACAGCGACTGGTTCATTTGCCAGCACACTTTCAAGGTGATCCAACAGTTCCTTGGCCTGACTGCAACCAAAATCAGGGTCTGCATCCCGGTGGTGCCACACCAAGGCACTTTCCTTGGTTTCAATAGAAGAGCCGTCAGTTGCTTCTGTATATAATTTCATGACTGGCTCTGCGATCTGTATCCAGCCAAAATCACTACCTTGACCACAATTTTCCCAGTCCTTATCAGCAGACCACCTGATAAATTCCAAGATTCAAACAACTGCTATATATCTAAATACaaagatgaaaaggaaaatagatggaagaaaaattccttttttttttNNNNNNNNNNNNNNNNNNNNNNNNNNNNNNNNNNNNNNNNNNNNNNNNNNNNNNNNNNNNNNNNNNNNNNNNNNNNNNNNNNNNNNNNNNNNNNNNNNNNNNNNNNNNNNNNNNNNNNNNNNNNNNNNNNTAGCCATGCTCGGCAGCAATTCCAAGTTTATCGCAAGAAGAAAACCAGTTGCCCAAACTTTCACGCCCTCTTCCACTGACAACAAAAACGGTATTCCTAACATCATCGCAAAGTGAATCTATGATTGAAATAACTTGACGACTTGGGGCCTTATCAATTGATGTTTGTGGCATGACAGTGCCATCATAATCCAAAAGTATGGCCCTCCTTTTGGACCTCGAATACGCAGCTACAATGGCATCAATAGACAACTTTCTAAAGTTGGGATCAAGTGCTACAACTCTGAAGCCAAAGCCCAACCCAATTCCCCAGCACCGTCGTCTGAAGTGATCTTTACAAGTTCTTTCCATATCTTGGAAAAAACTCTTTGACCAGTACGCCACGTCATGTGTACTCACATATTTATAATGCTTTTCATGGCGCAATTGCTTTTCAGCATCAGCCATTGATATTGCCTCATTCAATGCTTCAGCAGTAGCTTCAATGTTCCATGGGTTAACCCGTATAGCACCACTAAGAGAAGGGGAACATCCCATGAACTCTGATATCACTAGCATGCTCTTCTGTGGCCCATTTGATTCTGAACTACAATCTGATCCAGAGGTTCCCTGCCTGCAGACAACGTACTCATAAGGAGTTAGATTCATCCCATCCCTCACTGCCGTGACTACAACACATTCGGCAACCGTATAATATGCAGCTCTTTCAGTGAGAGAAACAGGCCGATCAATGAACACAATAGGCTCATAATTTGTCTGTCCAAAACTTTCATTAATTCTCTTACAGCATTCCTGTATTTCCTCTCGTATTTCCTCAAGATCTTTCCCCTTTCCTCTAGCTGGGTTTGCAATCTGTATGAAAACGGCTCTTCCCTGCCACTTTGGATGTTGCCTTAGCATTTGTTCCATTGCCAACAACTTCAGATTGACCCCTTTGAAAATGTCCATATCATCAACTCCAAGTAACACAACTTTTCCTTCAAACTGCCGCTTGAGCTCCTGTACCCTCCAGTCTTTATCAGCAAGTCTCAACACTGACTCCATCTGGCCCATGTGAATTCCAACAGGCATGATCTTTATCCCCACAGTCCTTCCAAAATATTCCAACCCAATATAACCCCTCTTTGACTGATATTCCAAACCCAACATCCGACTACAACAAGACAAGAAATGTCGAGCATAGTCGAAAGTGTGAAAACCAATAAGGTCAGCATTCAAAAGTGCCTTAAGAATCTCCTCCCTCACTGGTAAAGTTCTATATATTTCTGAGGAAGGAAATGGACtgtgaagaaaaaaacccATCCTCAATCTTGTAAACCTTCGCCTCAAGAAGGAAGGCAGCACCATTAAATGGTAATCATGAATCCATACAAAGTCATCATCTGGGTTTATGACCTCAATCACCCTTTGagaaaaaattttatttgctGCAACATATGCCTCCCACAAAGACCGATCAAACCGACCACCATGAGTTGCGGAGTACGGAAGCATGTAATGGAATAGTGGCCACAGTTGCTGCTTACAAAAACCatgataaaattttgataaaattgcCTGAGGCAAAAACGCAGGAACACACTTAAACCTCTCCAACAAAAGCTGGGAGACATCATCTTGTTCGGATGAATCAACATCCACCCGCAAAGATCCTACATACAAAACCTCCATATCTTCAGGTAAACCATCCTTGAGCTGCCACAGCAAAGAGTCTTCATCCCAACTAAAACTCCAGCCGATATCGTCCGGTCTACGCTTAGCTTTAATAGGAAGCTGATTGGCTACAATAATTATACGGTCTTGCACAACTGACGAAGGTCCCTCAGAAGTCACACTATTTGCCTGCTCATCATCAAGCTCTGATATTACCCCCGTAACAGTCATTACGCGTGGAAGTCGCTTCTTCTCACGACCCATGATGGGAAAATTCCCAGATGCTAAATCTAAAAGATTGGTATACGATTTGGACATCATCTTTACTGACCTAATAAAAATTTCCAACTCAAAAAAGCTTGACAAAGAATCTCAAGAGAGTATTCACAAAACACAAGACGAGTTTCCTCCTTCTTCAATGTCTAAAATTAGGCAAGATCTGCAACGGGGATCGCATAAAGAGCAGAGCGTCACAACAAAGACCAAGTACTAATTTCACATGAAAATCGCACACCCAAAGTATCAAGAACTTAT includes these proteins:
- the LOC111803800 gene encoding probable alpha,alpha-trehalose-phosphate synthase [UDP-forming] 7 isoform X1, producing the protein MMSKSYTNLLDLASGNFPIMGREKKRLPRVMTVTGVISELDDEQANSVTSEGPSSVVQDRIIIVANQLPIKAKRRPDDIGWSFSWDEDSLLWQLKDGLPEDMEVLYVGSLRVDVDSSEQDDVSQLLLERFKCVPAFLPQAILSKFYHGFCKQQLWPLFHYMLPYSATHGGRFDRSLWEAYVAANKIFSQRVIEVINPDDDFVWIHDYHLMVLPSFLRRRFTRLRMGFFLHSPFPSSEIYRTLPVREEILKALLNADLIGFHTFDYARHFLSCCSRMLGLEYQSKRGYIGLEYFGRTVGIKIMPVGIHMGQMESVLRLADKDWRVQELKRQFEGKVVLLGVDDMDIFKGVNLKLLAMEQMLRQHPKWQGRAVFIQIANPARGKGKDLEEIREEIQECCKRINESFGQTNYEPIVFIDRPVSLTERAAYYTVAECVVVTAVRDGMNLTPYEYVVCRQGTSGSDCSSESNGPQKSMLVISEFMGCSPSLSGAIRVNPWNIEATAEALNEAISMADAEKQLRHEKHYKYVSTHDVAYWSKSFFQDMERTCKDHFRRRCWGIGLGFGFRVVALDPNFRKLSIDAIVAAYSRSKRRAILLDYDGTVMPQTSIDKAPSRQVISIIDSLCDDVRNTVFVVSGRGRESLGNWFSSCDKLGIAAEHGXFIRWSADKDWENCGQGSDFGWIQIAEPVMKLYTEATDGSSIETKESALVWHHRDADPDFGCSQAKELLDHLESVLANEPVAVKSGQFIVEVKPQGVSKGLVAEKIFTSMTDAGRRADFVLCIGDDRSDEDMFEIIGHAVSSGVLSSNTLVFACTVGQKPSKAKYYLDDTTEVINMLEALAEVSDISSPPESP
- the LOC111803800 gene encoding probable alpha,alpha-trehalose-phosphate synthase [UDP-forming] 7 isoform X2, which gives rise to MMSKSYTNLLDLASGNFPIMGREKKRLPRVMTVTGVISELDDEQANSVTSEGPSSVVQDRIIIVANQLPIKAKRRPDDIGWSFSWDEDSLLWQLKDGLPEDMEVLYVGSLRVDVDSSEQDDVSQLLLERFKCVPAFLPQAILSKFYHGFCKQQLWPLFHYMLPYSATHGGRFDRSLWEAYVAANKIFSQRVIEVINPDDDFVWIHDYHLMVLPSFLRRRFTRLRMGFFLHSPFPSSEIYRTLPVREEILKALLNADLIGFHTFDYARHFLSCCSRMLGLEYQSKRGYIGLEYFGRTVGIKIMPVGIHMGQMESVLRLADKDWRVQELKRQFEGKVVLLGVDDMDIFKGVNLKLLAMEQMLRQHPKWQGRAVFIQIANPARGKGKDLEEIREEIQECCKRINESFGQTNYEPIVFIDRPVSLTERAAYYTVAECVVVTAVRDGMNLTPYEYVVCRQGTSGSDCSSESNGPQKSMLVISEFMGCSPSLSGAIRVNPWNIEATAEALNEAISMADAEKQLRHEKHYKYVSTHDVAYWSKSFFQDMERTCKDHFRRRCWGIGLGFGFRVVALDPNFRKLSIDAIVAAYSRSKRRAILLDYDGTVMPQTSIDKAPSRQVISIIDSLCDDVRNTVFVVSGRGRESLGNWFSSCDKLGIAAEHG